The following are from one region of the Ruficoccus sp. ZRK36 genome:
- a CDS encoding AraC family transcriptional regulator gives MLILKWRAKTGQFGQIVKVSCERGSPLEEHSHEYPEIFWIEEGPCLHRINDTQERLEAGDLVFIRAHDRHQFVSLGRQRFTMTNLECHPQLVADIQQRHPQPFAEWFELRRNMPLRRRLDIGVLRQLKHIALDYAARSADALHTEAFLLDLARLLEASSPLITELKNCPDWLRSALLRAKEREVFVDGVAGLVRVTGRSGEHVARSCRKYLGQAPTQILESYRMAYAERCLRLTTDPVTEIAYACGYATTTPFYRAFRRHYKQPPLAYRRWLRGG, from the coding sequence GTGCTGATACTAAAATGGAGAGCGAAGACTGGACAGTTCGGACAGATCGTGAAGGTCTCGTGCGAGCGAGGCTCGCCTCTGGAGGAGCATAGCCACGAGTATCCAGAGATTTTCTGGATCGAAGAGGGGCCCTGCCTGCATCGTATCAACGACACACAAGAGCGACTGGAGGCTGGAGATCTGGTCTTTATCCGGGCCCATGATCGGCACCAGTTTGTTTCGCTTGGGCGGCAGCGGTTCACCATGACGAATCTGGAGTGCCACCCGCAACTGGTTGCCGACATCCAGCAGCGCCATCCGCAACCGTTTGCGGAATGGTTTGAGCTCAGGCGGAATATGCCTCTGCGCCGCAGGCTGGATATCGGTGTGCTGCGGCAGCTCAAGCATATAGCCCTGGATTATGCCGCCCGCTCTGCCGATGCGCTTCATACGGAGGCATTCTTGTTGGATTTGGCCCGACTGTTGGAGGCGTCATCGCCATTAATCACGGAGCTGAAAAATTGTCCGGACTGGTTGCGCAGTGCGCTCCTTCGGGCAAAAGAGCGAGAGGTTTTCGTCGATGGGGTGGCGGGACTTGTTCGTGTGACGGGGCGCTCGGGTGAGCACGTGGCGCGCTCATGTCGCAAATACCTCGGGCAGGCCCCGACTCAAATTCTAGAATCTTACCGCATGGCCTATGCCGAGCGCTGCTTGCGGTTGACGACGGATCCGGTGACCGAGATTGCCTACGCCTGCGGCTATGCGACGACGACCCCGTTCTACCGGGCCTTCCGCCGCCATTATAAGCAGCCCCCGCTGGCTTATCGCCGTTGGCTGCGAGGAGGGTAG